The segment GTCCTCCGTCGTGCCACCCGATCCACCAGTTTAAACACATCCTGCTCCAATGTGCGGGAGACCAGCTCCGTCACTGTCTCCGGCGTGATACTGCCGGAAGGCCCGGCATAGGTGGCCAGTTTCCGGATTTCCATGTCGAGGAGTCGCAGATCCCCTCCCACCTGCCGGATGAGAACCTCCGCCGTCCGGGGATGAACCTTCACCCCGGTCTCATTCAGCTTCCCTGCCACCCAACGGGGGAGTTCCTTGGAATCCAGGGGATGAAAAACAACTTCCCGGACCTGTTTTTTCAGATCCTTCACCACTTTTTTCCGCGTATCCGGCTTCTCCGCAGGCACGGTGATCACGAGCACATTCCCTTCCAGGGGTCGGGCGGCGTAGCGGACCAGCTCCTCCGGCCGGTGTTCTTGTTTCTCCCTGCGCCGGGCAGAAGTGAGAAACCAAGCGTTCTTCCCCACCACCAACCGGTGCCCGCCGAAAAAAGAGGGGGTCTCCGCCTCCAACACCAGGTCTTGGACCGACGTCTCCTCCAAGTCCATCACCGTATGATTCCATTGCCGATCCTCCCCATCACCCAACACCGCGTCCTCCAGCCGCTTGATCGCCTCCTCCATGAGGAAAGTCTCCATTCCGTAAAACAGGTAGACCGGTGCGAACCGGCCGGACTCAATCTCCTTGATCCACTTGCGATCCATGATGCGCGCCCCCCTTTTGTGAACCGGGTCTGTCCTCATTCAGGCTGGGGAGGTGTACCCTTTTGCTTTTCCCCGACTCCGGAAACCGTATGATCAAGGTATCCGCCTGCTCCCACTCCAGCCCGACCTCCTCCCTCTTCAAGGGGGGAGATCGGTACACCACTTTACCCTTTTGATCCCGGACTGTGACATGGTTCTCCGAGATGGTTGCCTGATACTCCCCGCCCGGAGACCACTCTTCCTCCCCGGAGACAAAAGAGTCGACGCCGGATTTGTTCTCCTCGGAAGATTTCGGGGGGATCTCGGATTCTTTCACCAGGGCCTTGGTCTCAAACACCTCGGGGTCGGGCCGGGATTTCCCACCTGTGGATAAGCCGATCACCGCCAGAATCACAGCGGCCGCAACCACCCCCGCCGGAATGGCACGGGACAGCCACTTCCTGCGGGATCGGGGTGTGTTCACCCTTGGTTCCGCCGGCGGCGGGCCGGCTTCATCGAGAATCCGATCCACCAGTGACACCGGCGGTTCCGGACGCGGCAGTCCGGACAGGAGACGGGAGACTTCCTCCAGTTCCCGGGCCATCTGTGCACATACAGGACACGTGGACAGATGATGGTTCAGCCTCTCCCCCTCCGCGGGAGACAGATCTCCATCCAGATTCCGCTGGATCCATTCCTGCCACTTTTCGCAACTCATGGGCGTACACCCCCCTCCCGATAGTCCGCCAACCACGATTGCAGTTTTCTGCGTCCCCGGTACAGGTGGGACTTGACGGTATTCAAGGGCAACTGAGTCGTCTCCGCGATCTCCTCATATGTAAAATCCTGCAGATAGCGTAGGATAACCACCCTCCGCTGAGGTTCCGGCAACCGGCGAATGGCGGATTTCACATCATGGGAGACACCCGCCCATTCCACCGGACTTTCCCGCCTCCCCCGGCCGGGATCCACCCTTTCATCCAAAGGAAGGATTTTTTTTCGCCTTCTCAGGAAGTCGACGGCTGTATGGAGGGCGATCCGTTGCGCCCAAGTCTCCAGCTTCGCTTCAAACCGGTAGCCGGACAGATTTCGATAAATACGGAGAAGTGCTTCCTGTGCCGCATCCAGGGCATCCTGCTGATTTCCCAACATATATAAGGCGGTACGATAGACCGGTCCTTCCAGCTCTCTCAGCAATCCGACCAGGGCTTCCCGGTCTCCATCCCGGGCCCGCCGTACCTGATCCCCCTCGACCAAATCCATCCCCCCTGGCAGAATTGACGGATCCGCACCGCCAAAAGTTGCAGTGGATTCCGAACTTTATCCAATCCCCGCTCCCATCCTGTTTCCGTCCATTGTACCATAGGAGTCGTGAAGAATTAGGGATCTTCTTCTGTGCTAAATGACGTAGATTAAATCGTACGATTTTTATATAATAATATTGATCAATAAAGCGCGGAAAGGAGTGAACAACATGCACGTCTCGGCCACAGAACTCAAGACAAACCTGGGCAAGTATATCGAGCTCGCCGCCACGGAAGATATCATCATCACGAGGAACGGCAAGGATGTCGCGCTCCTCACAAGCGTCGAAGGAAAGAAACGGGATGCACTCAAATCTCTGCGCGGTATCATCAAGGACACGGATGTGACCCGCGACGATATCCGCGAGGAAAGGCTGGACAGACACCGTGAAAGTATTGATTGATACCAACGTGGTCATCGACTACCTTGCCGACCGGATGCCCTTCGCGGACCATGCCGAACAGCTTTTGGAACTGTGCGATCAGGGAACCATCACCGGGATCATCACGACCAACGCGATCACCGACATCTACTATGTGGTCCGCAAGGTTGCCGGAAAAGAAAAAACGCTGGAATCGCTGAGGACGCTCTGCTCAGTTTTGGAAATCGCGGATGTCGGCAAAAGCGATGTGCTGGGTGCGATGGAACTCGACATACCCGACTTCGAGGATGCACTGGTCGCGCAGTGCGCCAAGAAGGTCAAGGCTGAATGCATCGTCACACGCAACACCAGCGACTTCAAAAGCTCACCAGTTCCTGCAAAGGAACCCGCCGCCTTACTCAAACAGCTCGCCTAAGCGGCTGCCGCCGAGGGGCGGCTTTTCGCGCCGGGCTGTTGGGCACAGGTCAAGAGCACCCATGCAATCATTATTTCATGCGGTGAGACATATGATTGTTGCTCATGGCCCTGTCCCTGATCCTTTAAAAAAAGGCGACCGGCGGCCGCCGGTCGCAAAAGCAGAGTATGAAGCTGTGCGAAGCTCCATCCTCAGGATACCAGGAGAGGGGGTCCATTTTTGGCACAGGTCAGGAACGGCCCATGTCAGCCAACTGAACGGCCAGCTCCGCTCCCACCCGGGCATTGTGTTTCACCAAGGCGATATTGGCCTTGAGACTGGCCCCGCCGGTCATCCTTTTCACCTCATCCAACAGGAAGGGGGTGACCTCCTTCCCGGAGATCCCCTGCTCCTCCGCTTTGGCGAGAGCCCGCCGGATGATGTCATCCATCTCATCGGCGTCGAGGGCGTCCTCCTCGGGAATCGGGTTGGCCACCACCACCCCGCCCTTCAGCCCCAGGGACCATTTGACATGGATCAGGCGGGCGATCTCTTCGGGGGTCTCCAGGGAAACATCCAGGGGATAACCGGAACGGCGGGAATAAAAGGCGGGAAACTCCTCCGTCCCCACTCCGACGACCGGCACCCCGTGGGTTTCCAGATATTCCAGGGTTAATCCGATATCCAGGATCGATTTGGCCCCGGCGCAAACCACCGCCACATCGGTGCGGGACAATTCATTCAGATCGGCGGAGATATCCAGGGTGTTCTGTCCTTCCCGGTGAACACCTCCGATCCCTCCGGTGACAAACACATCGATCCCGGCCCATTCCGCCAGGATCATGGTGGCCGCCACCGTCGTCGCCCCGTCCTTTCCCGCGGAGATCACATAGGGCAGGTCCCGGCGGCTCACCTTGAGCACTTCTTCACTGTGGGCCAGATGTTCCAGCTCTGCTTCAGTCAGGCCCACCTTCACCTTGCCGCCCAGAATGGCGAGGGTGGCCGGGACCGCGCCACGGCTGCGCACGATCTCTTCCACTTCTTTTGCCGTGTTTACATTTTCAGGATAAGGCATCCCATGGGAGATGATCGTCGACTCCAGGGCGACCACCGGTTTCCCTGCGGCCAATGCCTCACGCACTTCGGGGCTGTATTCCAGTCGATCTTGGATATTCATCATTGTTTTCCTCCCTCTTCCTTCCAGATCCCCGGTCCGAGACCCGGGGCGACACTCGCTTCTGTTTCCAATGTTGCTTTGGCAAACCTCAGGCCGGTCCGGCAGGCTGTTTCCAAATCGCTCCCCTGATGGAGGCTGCCGATCACTCCGGCGGCAAAAGCATCCCCCGCTCCGGTGACATCCACCACCTCCACCACCGGACCTGGCAGCGCACCTTCGCCATTCTCTTCATCAGCATAAAGAACTCCCGCCTCACCCCGGGTGAGAACCACATGACGGACCCCCCGTTGCCTCAGCATCCGGCACGCCTCGATTCCATCCACCTCTTCCCGGATGCCGTCTCCGACGATTTCCGATGCTTCATCCGCATTGCCGACCCACACCGTCACGCCGGTGAGATCTTTTGGCAGCCGGTCCGCCTTTGGCACCGACACCGGAACGATGGCGAGATCCACTCCATCCTCCCGGCAGCGGCGGATCAGCTCCTCCAGGGTCTCCGGCGGCAGATTGGTATCAGCGATCACGGTTTCCACCGAGCGAATCCGTGGCCACAATCGCTCCAGCAGGGAGGGGTCGATCCGGTCCAACACCTCCATATCCGCCAAGGCGAGGGCCATCTCCCCTCCCGGTTCCAACACCGCCGTGTAGCTGCCGGTTTCATCCCCGGACCACCGGGTGGACAGGCTGACATCCACACCGGAATTCCGGCAATGATCCAAAATCGCCTCCCCGTCCCGGTCCTCCCCGACTGCGGTGAGGAGTGAGACTTCCACTCCGGCTCGTGCCAGATTTTCAGCGATGTTGCGGGCCACTCCCCCAAAAGTGCGCATGCCCCGCACCGGATTGGAGGTCCCGGGACGGAGGGGACCGTGGAGACGGACCTTGCGATCCACATTGGCCCCCCCGATGCAGACCAGCCCCTTCCGGTCGGGAAGGATGTAGGCTCTTCCGACAATCTGTCCTTTGCGAGCCAGGGCGGAGATATGATAGGCCACCGCTGAGCGGGACAGGCCCAGCTGATTGGACAGTTCCTGCTGTGACACAAAGGGGTTTTCCCGGATCAGCTCCAAAACCTGCTGTTCCTTACTCGACAGCGACACCCTCATGGACATCCCCTCCATCAAATCAAACAACTGTTTATATGATAAACAAATGTCTTGATGGAAGCAAGCATAAAACGGACGGAGCCTGTTCAAACAAATAAGCCGTTCCCGTCGCCACGGAATCGGCTTTTTGCAAGTTATCCCTTATCTATCAAACTGCACATCTATTCCGAAATCGCCTCCGTCACCACGGCTGTTCCATATGCGATGATCTCAGAAGCGCCGTCCATCACTGCCGAGGTCTGCAGACGAACGGTGACGATAGCGTCGGCTCCCAGCTGTTCCGCCTCTTGGGTCATCCGCTGGATGGCGACCCGGCGGGCCTCCGTGAGCAACTCGGTATAGTCGTTGATCTCTCCGCCGACGAGATTTTTCAATCCCGCCAGAATGTCTTTGCCGATGTGTTTTGCCTGTACCGTGCTCCCTTTGACCATTCCCTTCACTTCCCGGATGCTGCGGCCGGGTACACTTTCCGTTGTCACAATGATCATGATGAATCCCTCTTTCCCTCAGTTCCAATTTTCCATCTTATTGTATCCTGACTTTCCCCGCCGGCATCCCTGTCCTCGGAAATCATCGGTTCCACTTGCACCCCGTGCGGACGGATCCGGAGGATGACCGCCCCGTGATGATCCGTCCTCCACAGCCGGACCCCGAGCGTTTTCAAACGGTCCACCACTTCGGGGGCCGGGTGGCCGAAACGATTCTCTCTGCCGACGGAGATGATCGCCTCCCGGGGACGGAGAGTCTCCAGCCACTTCTCTCCGGTGGAGGTGCGGCTCCCGTGGTGACCCACCTTTAAAAAATCGATTCGCGGCAGGTGCCAGCGTTCCAAAATCTGCTGCTCCCCCGGCTCCTCCAGGTCCCCGGGCAACAGCACGGACTGCCCGTAAGCCGTCAACAGAAGGACGATGGAAGCGTCGTTATCAGATCGGGATTTTTGATCTGCAAGCGGGGGATGGAGAACCTGCAACCGGATTCCCGGCTCCGGCTCCCACGATGTTCCCGGTTTCGATATGGCGACCGGGGTCCCTTGTCGGGACAGCTTCCCCATCAATTCCTCTTCCAGATCGGTCCCCGGAGGCAGTGGATTGCGCAACACATTCGCCACTGTCATCTCCTCAACCACCGCTCGCAACCCGCCGATGTGATCCGCATCCCCATGGGTTATCACCATCCAGTCCACACGACGGATTCCCCGGTATTTCAAATAGGGGAGCAAAACTTCTCTTCCCACTTCAAACTCCTTCCGTCGCCTCTGCCAGGGCTCTTTTTGCCAAGGGAGTGTCCCGCCCCCATCCACCAGAATCACCCGGCCACCGGGGGTTTCGATGAGGGTGGCATCCCCCTGCCCCACATCGATAAAAGTGATCCGCAGCTCCTGATCTCCTCCAGCCCAGCCTGGAAGAGAACCGATCACCACCGCGATGGCGATGATCCAGGACACTCCGCCATGCCGGGCCCGCCTCAGCCCCCCTCCACTCCAAGCCCACAACAGATAAAGGACAGAACCGGTATACCCGGCCATCCACATCCCCGAAGGAGGGGCCCAAGGGATGCGAAACAACGTCCAGGATGCCGGGAAGGACAAGAGAGACTCAACCCCTGAAAGCAGTTTGGAGGCTGCCCAGGCGGGCCAAAAACCGAAACTGACATGAAAAAGTCCCATCCCCAGGGAGAGCATGCCCAGGGGAATGACCAAAGCGGTCATCACCGGAACGACGATCCCGTTCACGGCAAAGGACAGGATGGAAAACTCGTGAAAATGGTAGATAAGCAAGGGAAATGAGGCTACCTCAGCAATCAGCGTGACCGCCGTCAGCTGATTGAAACGGGGCCAGGGCGTGGGAATCCGGCGGCTCAAGGGGCCTGTCGCCACCAGCAACGCACCTGTGACCACAAAGGAGAGTTGAAATCCCGCCTCCATCAACTGGTATGGATTCCACCACAACATCACCAGTGCCGCCAGCCCGAAGAAAGAGAGACTGTCTTTCCACCTGTTCAGAATCACCGCCACCAGCCCCATCCCGGCCATCACCGCCGCCCGGATCACCGGTGCGCCCGCCCCGGTCAGGATCGCATAGAAAGGAAGGCCCAGGAGACAGACAACAGACGTCTTCTCCCTCGTTACCCCGACCCATGTGAGAATTCCGTACAAACAACCCACGAACACTCCCACATGAAGTCCTGAGATGGCCAGCAGATGGATCAAGCCGAGAGAGCGAAAATCTTCTTCCCTTTCCAGCGGAACCGCCTCCCGGTTTCCGAGAAGCATCCCCTTCATCAATCCCGCATGATCCGAAGGGTAGAGACGATCCAATCGCTCTTCCAGCCGGTCCCGCAACCGGTCCAGTTGCCCGTGGAGGGAAGAAACCCCGGACAAGATGCGGACATCCCGGAGATTTCCTTCTCCCAGCAGATGAATTCCCTGTCGGCGGAGATAACCGCGATAATCAAATGCCCCCGGATTGCGGGGAGGGTCCGGTCGTGTCAACTTGGCGGTGGTCGTGATCTCCATTCCCCGCCTCAAACGGTGGGCAAACTGTTTCTCCTGCGGATGGTGAAGGCGGAGTTGAAACTGAATCCTCTCCTCCACTTTCAGTTCCCGTTGTCCCAACCGGACACGCTGACTGCGAACCACCAGCCGCACCCGATCCCCATCCACTTTTGCCGGGCTGACCAACTTCCCCTCCACCACCGCTGGAACAGAAGAGTGCGCCGGTACAGGGATTTGGGAGCGATTGCTCTCTTCCACTCCCCGAAAGTGAGCCGCCCCCAAAAAACATCCTGCCAAACAAAGGGTCAGAGCCAATCCCCGCATTCGCCAATAGTACCAAATCCCCCCGACCAACAGCACCGCCCCACCCAATCCCCCCCAAACCGGCCATGTCCCACCCTTCCACTGCCCCAGACCGATCCCAAGCGCCCATCCCAAAGCCAACACAAAGAAAGGCCGCTTCATCAGGTCACAACCCTCCAAAATACGGATGGTGCAATATTTCCACAAAAAATGACAATTTCCCTTTTTTACGGATGTTTTGATCCATAGTAAAAACCCCCGTCGCCGGGACGGGGGTTCCGTTTCTTACTCAATCTGTGGACTGGGGCTCTCCTTCACCCGGGGGAGGATTGGGGCTTCCCGGTTGTCCGTGCCTGTTGTCTCCTTCGTTGCCGGGAGGCTCATTACCTCGTTCTTCCCGCTGGTTCGGAGGCTGTTGCGAGTTGGGAGGCTGATTATTCTGCCCCTCCTGCTTCTCTGTCTCTTCTTTTTTCTCCTCTTTCTTTACCCGGTTACATTCGTAACATTTGAAGGGATATCCCGGCTGGGCGGGGAAGCCCGCGCCGCTGATCAGCTTGGGATCGGTTTTGACCGCCGCCCGGAACAGATTGATCCAGACATACCTGGCCCGTTTGTCGTCGGGAATCCTTTTGGGATAATCATAGCCCGTCCAGACTCCCAGCGCCACATCCGGCGTATATCCGACAAACCATACATCCTTGGTGGAGTTGGTCGTCCCCGTTTTCCCCGCCAGATGGTATCCCGGAAAGTTCCTGCCGACCAAAGTACCGGTTCCCCTCCGGATCACATCCTTCAGCATATCTGTTGTCCAATAGGCCGCCTTGGGGGAAAGGACCTGCACCGGTTCGCTCTTGTGTTCATAAACCACTTTTCCATTGGGGTCCTCAATCTTGCTGATGATATAGGGTTCGTTGAATTTCCCCTGGTTCCCCAGCATGGCATAGCCTGCCGTCATCCGTTGCACGTCAAAGCCGTAGGTGAATCCGCCGATGGCGGAAGATTCCCCGTCATACTCATGGATGGGGAAATTCATCTTGCGCAGATACTCAAATCCCGTCTGGACACCGATGGAACGCAACGCTTTAATCGCCGGAATGTTGATGGACTTGGCCAATGCTTCACGGGCTGTCATGGCACCATCATACCGATGGGTATAGTTTTTATACGTCTTGCCCCCTCCGGCACTCAGCGGTTCGTCGATGAAGATCGAGTCGGGGGAGATGACTCCCCGGTCCAGAGCGGGACCGAAGTCCAAGAGCGGCTTAATGGATGATCCCGGTTGCCGCTGCATGTCCAGAGCGTGGTTCTTTTGGTTCTTGTTGTAGTCCCGGCCCCCGACAAAAGCCAGGGTACCGCCGGTTTTGACATCGAGCAGAACCGCACCCACCTCTTCTTTGCTGTCAGCAAAGGGAGTGTTACGTGCCGCTTCGTTCATCGCTTTGTACAGGTTCTCATCCAGGGTGGTGGTGATCTTATAGCCGCCGGTCAACACTTTCTGTTGGTATTTATCCAGCGTGTCCCGGTATTTTCCCTGTTTGCTCAGCTTCTTGGGGTCCTTCCCGTCCACCTTCATCAAAACCTTGGCCGCTTCTTCCTCCACCGCCATGGTGATAAAGGGATACTTGCGGAAAGCGATCGCAGTGTCATCTTTGGTCTTGATCCCGCCCTTCACATCGTAGGCGGCTGCCTTCCGGTATTCCGCTTCGGAAATCTTGCCGTTCTCCATCATGTTGTGAAGAACCTGTTTCATCCGGTTCTGGCCGTTTTTCAGATTCTCCTCACCCCGGAAAGGGTTGTAGGCGTTGGGGCGCTGTACCATGCCCGCGATATAGGCGGCCTGCGGCAGACTGAGATCCTTCGCATCCACATCGAAAATTCCCTTGGCCGCCGCCTGGACTCCCAGCATGTTGCGGCCGCTGACGTTCTTCCCGAAGTAAACGCTGTTGAGATAAGCATTCATGATATCTTCTTTGCTGAACAGCCGCTCCAGCCGCATCGCCAGAAAGACTTCCTTGGCTTTGCGGTCCATGGTTCGTTGTTTATAATCGAGAAAAAGATTTTTGACCAGCTGCTGGGTGAGCGTACTTCCCCCGGTCTGCATATCCGCTCCGGAGACCATCTGGTATCCGGCCCGCATCAGCGACTTGGGGACGATCCCGTTGTGGGTGTAAAACTCCCGGTCTTCGGTGGAGATCAAAGCATCGATCAGGTGGGGGCTGACTTCCTTCACCGTCACCACTTTCCGGTCTTCCCCCCCGCTCAACTTCCCGATGGGGCTCCCATCACGGAAAAAAGCGTGGCTGGTCTGTGTCCAACTCGTGATCTTCACCTTGATTTCATCTTTATCCCGGACCGGTTCATCTTTGACCAGGGATGCCACATAACCAGCGGCAGCTCCCACCGTGGCCACGCTTCCCACGGCAATGATTGTGATCAGTACCAAAGATGTGAAAAGGACACCTTTCCAAACTTTTCGCATTCGTCCTGCGGGCTTAACCGCCGTTGACTCTCCCCGCCCTCTGTCCGAACGGGTTTGATCATGCCTCGCCACCGCTCAACCCTCCTTCGATTCTGAGAAATATTGTATCATATGTAGGAAATTCCGGAGAGATGGCAGTTGCAAAAATGTGAACCCAAAATGATCCAGTCCGCCATCCCCACTTACATCCGTCCTGCCACTGGACTCTGTCTTCTGTTATCCTATCACATCAAAACACAGGATAGAATCCGGCTTCAGTAGTATAATGATGGCGAGAGGACGTAGCAATCAAAAATATCTCCCTTTTGAAAAAATCCTCGAACAGAGCCGACAGAAAACGGCAGCCGGAACGCCCCCACTGTGATCCGCCGGCTCGGCATTGAAGACTTGTTCGACACCGTCGATGCGGGCAGACTGAATAAAGGAAAACCCGATCCGGAAATCTTTTTGACCGCGACGGAACAATTGGAAGTCCCCCCACCCGCTGTGCCGGGATCGAAGCTGCGGAAGCGGGGATCCGGTCCATCCGGGAGGCCGGCTGTTCGCCGTCGGAGTCGGCTCCGCCGGCTCACTGCGGGAAGCGGACTGGATCCTTGTCAATCCCTGCGGGATCACCCTGGCCGAATTGAGACGGCGTTTCCAATCGCAATCCCCGCAGAAAAAACAATTGCGGCAAGGGCGGGTCCGGTGTTAGCATAAATGGGATATTTATCTGCCAATAGAGGACCCTGCCGCGCGGATTCTTCAATCCCCAGGGGAGATTTCGGCCCGGCGGACGCCTCCAGGGTACATCATGCTGGCTGAGCGGTCAGATCACCACTTGAACGAGAGGAGGCCATGCGCCTTGTTCCGCCGTCTGATCGAGATTGTCACGATCATTGTGATGTCCGCCTTGATCGGTTTCGCCTTCAATATGTTTCTGCTGCCCCAGGAAATTCTGAGCGGAGGGGTATCCGGGATCGCCATGATTCTGGGCTTGCGCACCCCTTTCAACACCGGGATCATTATTTTCCTGTTGAACATCCCGATCCTCCTCTTGGGCTATTTTCGACTGGGAAAAAGGTTTATCGCCTACAGTTTGTTGTCGGTGGGTGTCACCTCCATCAGCATGCAGTGGATTCCCGTGAGAGGGATCTCTGATGACCCCATCCTCTCCTCCATTTTCGGGGGTGTGATCGTGGGTATAGCCACCGGTCTGATCTTCCGTTCCGGCGCTTCCACAGGCGGGTTCGACATCATCGGGATGGTGGTGAATCAGAAAAAAGAGTTCCCTCTCGGAGGGCTGATCTTCGGCATGAATGCCATCGTTGTCTTTATCTCAGGCTTTATTTTCGATTGGGACCGGGCGCTGTACACCATGATCTCCATCTTTGCCTCCGGCAAGTTGATCGACTCCGTTCACACCCGACATGTGAAACTGACCTTGATGATTATCAGCAACAAAGGAGATGCCATCAAGAAAAAGTTGTTGGCCAATTTTGTCCGGGGGATCACGGTGATCGATGCGGAAGGGGCGTACACATCGGAAAAGCGCAATGTCCTCTTCACTGTGATCACCCGCTATGAGCTGGAAGATGTGAAGCGGGTCATCCGGGAAACCGACCCCCGGGCCTTTGTCAACATCACCCAGACCGTGGATGTGATGGGTTATTTCCGTCGGAATTGATCCATCCACAGCAACAGCCCGCTGAATGATTCAGCGGGCTGTTTGAACATCAGGGCGATCTGATCCACCATGGGCGGGGTCGGCCACCGACCTCTCCCTGTCCCCAAGATGAATGATCGACATCCCGACCCTGGAATGTGTCTGATAAATCTCTGGGCCGAGCCGGTCGGGACTGGGTTTCACATGTCGTTTTCCTTGGTCTGACGATCCAAAATCACTCCATGTGAAACCCAACCCTCCCTCTGTTACTCCTACAACGTCTCACATTCCACAAAAATTTGAATTGACCTGCCACGCCCTAAACCACTTGGGCCGGCGGGGAAACCTTCGCTTTCTTCCAGGCGGGCAGGCTGACCGGCACCACCTCATCGGCATAGATCAGGCCCATCCCGTCCGTCACATATA is part of the Kroppenstedtia eburnea genome and harbors:
- a CDS encoding transglycosylase domain-containing protein, with the translated sequence MARHDQTRSDRGRGESTAVKPAGRMRKVWKGVLFTSLVLITIIAVGSVATVGAAAGYVASLVKDEPVRDKDEIKVKITSWTQTSHAFFRDGSPIGKLSGGEDRKVVTVKEVSPHLIDALISTEDREFYTHNGIVPKSLMRAGYQMVSGADMQTGGSTLTQQLVKNLFLDYKQRTMDRKAKEVFLAMRLERLFSKEDIMNAYLNSVYFGKNVSGRNMLGVQAAAKGIFDVDAKDLSLPQAAYIAGMVQRPNAYNPFRGEENLKNGQNRMKQVLHNMMENGKISEAEYRKAAAYDVKGGIKTKDDTAIAFRKYPFITMAVEEEAAKVLMKVDGKDPKKLSKQGKYRDTLDKYQQKVLTGGYKITTTLDENLYKAMNEAARNTPFADSKEEVGAVLLDVKTGGTLAFVGGRDYNKNQKNHALDMQRQPGSSIKPLLDFGPALDRGVISPDSIFIDEPLSAGGGKTYKNYTHRYDGAMTAREALAKSINIPAIKALRSIGVQTGFEYLRKMNFPIHEYDGESSAIGGFTYGFDVQRMTAGYAMLGNQGKFNEPYIISKIEDPNGKVVYEHKSEPVQVLSPKAAYWTTDMLKDVIRRGTGTLVGRNFPGYHLAGKTGTTNSTKDVWFVGYTPDVALGVWTGYDYPKRIPDDKRARYVWINLFRAAVKTDPKLISGAGFPAQPGYPFKCYECNRVKKEEKKEETEKQEGQNNQPPNSQQPPNQREERGNEPPGNEGDNRHGQPGSPNPPPGEGEPQSTD
- a CDS encoding YitT family protein, whose amino-acid sequence is MIEIVTIIVMSALIGFAFNMFLLPQEILSGGVSGIAMILGLRTPFNTGIIIFLLNIPILLLGYFRLGKRFIAYSLLSVGVTSISMQWIPVRGISDDPILSSIFGGVIVGIATGLIFRSGASTGGFDIIGMVVNQKKEFPLGGLIFGMNAIVVFISGFIFDWDRALYTMISIFASGKLIDSVHTRHVKLTLMIISNKGDAIKKKLLANFVRGITVIDAEGAYTSEKRNVLFTVITRYELEDVKRVIRETDPRAFVNITQTVDVMGYFRRN